One window of Desulfovibrio subterraneus genomic DNA carries:
- a CDS encoding YitT family protein — MNRDYTYSIPWNLLLITLGSCVYAVSIKSIATVHGFIPGGIFGLGALTYYKTQLLDPATWYFMLNIPLFVMGWFKVSKRFCLYSLYAMCLSTVAYKVLNVPIHIENEFYATVASGVLSGLGGGLILRSLGSGGGMDIVAIMLNQKYNIGVGKTFFAFNLFLFSLSLSILKTDLVVASIINVFIASTTMESVLSLFNQRKVVFIISDNAKEIAAEVMTKLQRSGTFLEGKGAYTGQNRDVLMTVINNIQLKKLEEITFTCDPNAFFIVENTFSVLGQGFSRRKVY, encoded by the coding sequence ATGAATCGAGACTACACCTATTCCATTCCATGGAACCTGCTGCTCATTACGCTTGGTTCCTGCGTCTACGCCGTAAGCATCAAGTCTATTGCCACGGTGCATGGCTTCATTCCCGGCGGCATTTTCGGCCTTGGTGCCCTTACCTATTACAAGACCCAGCTGCTGGACCCGGCCACGTGGTACTTCATGCTGAACATTCCCCTGTTCGTCATGGGCTGGTTCAAGGTAAGCAAACGATTCTGTCTGTACAGCCTGTATGCCATGTGCCTTTCCACCGTGGCGTACAAGGTGCTGAATGTTCCCATCCATATCGAAAACGAATTCTACGCGACCGTGGCAAGCGGCGTGCTTTCCGGCCTTGGCGGCGGGCTTATTCTGCGCTCGCTGGGTTCGGGGGGCGGGATGGATATCGTAGCCATAATGCTCAACCAGAAATACAATATCGGAGTCGGCAAAACCTTCTTCGCCTTCAACCTGTTTCTGTTCTCGCTCTCGCTTTCAATTCTGAAGACAGACCTTGTGGTGGCATCCATCATCAATGTATTCATCGCCTCCACCACCATGGAGTCTGTGCTTTCGCTGTTCAACCAGCGCAAAGTGGTTTTCATCATCTCCGATAACGCCAAGGAAATTGCCGCCGAGGTCATGACCAAGCTGCAGCGCAGCGGCACTTTCCTTGAAGGCAAAGGGGCCTACACCGGCCAGAACCGTGATGTGCTGATGACCGTAATCAACAACATCCAGCTGAAGAAGCTGGAAGAGATTACCTTCACCTGCGATCCCAACGCCTTCTTCATTGTAGAAAACACCTTCTCCGTTCTGGGGCAGGGGTTCTCACGAAGAAAAGTTTATTAG
- a CDS encoding winged helix-turn-helix domain-containing protein, translating to MRSTNCPTLRIHLWLQNKNGVLAGHGRIQLLEYIEYMRSITAAAKALGMSYRAAWGKIRATEALLGKRLLEETEGKRTGSKLSKDGLRYIAAYRNWESEVEQYAFESAQEHFACLQQYWSPRELPFRKPPPGVRNPGSGNG from the coding sequence ATGCGTTCAACAAATTGCCCCACGTTGCGGATCCACTTGTGGCTGCAGAACAAGAACGGCGTTCTGGCCGGACACGGACGGATTCAGCTGCTTGAATACATCGAATATATGCGGTCCATTACAGCGGCTGCCAAGGCTCTTGGCATGTCATACCGGGCAGCATGGGGCAAGATACGGGCAACGGAAGCCCTGCTCGGCAAGCGCCTTCTGGAAGAAACAGAAGGCAAACGCACCGGCAGCAAACTGAGCAAGGACGGCCTTCGCTACATTGCTGCATACAGGAACTGGGAATCAGAGGTTGAGCAATATGCGTTTGAATCGGCACAGGAACACTTCGCCTGCCTGCAGCAATACTGGTCGCCGCGGGAATTGCCATTCCGTAAACCGCCTCCGGGTGTGCGTAATCCCGGCAGCGGTAACGGCTGA
- a CDS encoding winged helix-turn-helix domain-containing protein — MRLHLWLETDKGVFFGQGRLQLLEYIEYTGSLNAAAKALGMSYRAAWGKIKTSEEALGFQLVEQPDGKRGGGQLSEAAKLLIASYRTWLQEVEAFALQSAKKHMDYTPAQYWSVRELPSRKPPEAALSARSARSGRPTGEAPCDGVPESGAEAEAEAEA, encoded by the coding sequence ATGCGACTGCACCTTTGGCTTGAAACCGATAAAGGCGTCTTTTTCGGTCAGGGCAGGTTGCAGCTGCTGGAGTATATTGAATATACCGGTTCGCTGAACGCGGCGGCAAAGGCTCTGGGCATGTCCTACCGTGCTGCCTGGGGTAAGATAAAGACCTCTGAAGAGGCCTTGGGCTTTCAGCTTGTGGAGCAGCCCGACGGCAAACGCGGCGGTGGGCAACTGAGCGAGGCAGCCAAGCTGCTCATCGCAAGTTACCGCACGTGGCTGCAGGAAGTGGAAGCCTTTGCCCTGCAGTCTGCCAAAAAGCACATGGACTACACTCCCGCGCAATACTGGTCTGTGCGCGAACTCCCTTCCCGAAAACCGCCAGAGGCAGCGCTGTCTGCCCGCTCTGCCCGGTCTGGTCGACCTACCGGAGAGGCACCCTGCGACGGGGTGCCAGAGTCTGGAGCGGAGGCAGAAGCGGAGGCGGAAGCCTAA
- a CDS encoding 4Fe-4S dicluster domain-containing protein, whose amino-acid sequence MSKSFFIDTTRCTACRGCQLACKEWFELPANKTKQLGTHQNPPDLNAYNYKLVRFSEHMIGDRVEWYFFPDQCRHCVYPPCQGAADTVLEGVVIQDEATGAVIFTEKSTQISKDDFEYIRESCPYDIPRRDEKTGRMAKCVMCIDRVQAGMLPACVKVCPTGTMNFGDREDMLALAQKRLEKVQKTHPNAMLANPDDVNVIYLLADAPERYHTHSVAQASPRSRKQLFASVRNRLATAGDGVERS is encoded by the coding sequence ATGTCAAAGTCCTTTTTCATAGACACGACACGGTGCACGGCCTGCCGGGGTTGCCAGCTGGCCTGCAAGGAGTGGTTCGAGCTTCCGGCCAACAAGACCAAGCAGCTCGGAACGCATCAGAATCCGCCGGATCTGAATGCATACAACTATAAACTGGTCCGTTTCAGCGAACACATGATCGGCGACAGGGTGGAGTGGTATTTCTTCCCCGATCAATGCCGTCACTGTGTGTATCCTCCCTGCCAGGGGGCTGCGGATACTGTGCTGGAAGGGGTCGTCATTCAGGACGAAGCCACGGGTGCCGTTATCTTCACCGAGAAATCCACCCAGATTTCCAAGGATGATTTCGAATACATCCGTGAGTCCTGTCCTTACGACATTCCCCGTCGTGACGAGAAGACCGGCCGTATGGCCAAGTGCGTCATGTGCATAGACCGCGTTCAGGCCGGCATGTTGCCTGCCTGCGTAAAAGTCTGCCCCACCGGCACCATGAACTTTGGTGACCGCGAGGACATGCTCGCACTTGCGCAGAAGCGTCTGGAGAAGGTTCAGAAGACCCATCCCAACGCCATGCTTGCCAATCCGGACGATGTGAACGTCATCTACCTGCTGGCGGATGCGCCTGAACGCTATCACACCCATAGCGTTGCACAGGCCTCCCCCAGAAGTCGCAAGCAGCTTTTCGCCTCTGTGCGGAACAGGCTTGCGACTGCCGGGGACGGGGTTGAAAGAAGCTGA
- a CDS encoding NYN domain-containing protein: MLERRQSRISTNFDEIYSALFVDFDNIFTRLDELAPAAARAFATNPQRWLRWLETHAVRMLYGDGVRRRILKRCCYLNPHCYHQYRPFFIRAAFNVIDCPPLTNQGKTSADIHLVMDAMDTLNHKTMFDEFIILSGDADFTPLLIRLQEHARRTLVLSVGYAAPAYTAASSWRIREDWFVQQALDERPFEEQRPLDEYQATGPMPQSAKVVRPVRSDRSHMERGAQIVKRMVSDSSTPVPLAQLSHLLQKELEAGQDWFGYGRFRDFLEALELDRLEVSNVVPGYVFDPARHEEPEETSARSEFRDAYPELYEFAVRVHRLTDVPLLMPEHYKQLLGLIVEEVNANGFFLTNTSRSVRDKCVERGIPVGRAHVNFVLVGITRGGYPLSEQDGVNMKDVAKAFMRNVKDLCNRTQFDLSDEELKLLMQWIMPKENGE; encoded by the coding sequence ATGTTGGAAAGAAGACAATCCCGTATCAGCACTAATTTTGATGAGATCTATTCCGCGTTATTTGTTGATTTTGATAACATTTTCACCCGTCTTGACGAGCTGGCTCCCGCAGCCGCACGTGCATTTGCGACCAATCCCCAGCGCTGGCTGCGCTGGCTTGAAACCCACGCCGTGCGTATGCTTTACGGCGATGGTGTACGCAGGCGCATTCTCAAGCGGTGTTGTTATCTGAACCCTCACTGTTATCACCAGTACAGACCGTTTTTCATCCGTGCGGCGTTCAATGTTATTGACTGCCCGCCGCTCACAAACCAGGGCAAGACCAGCGCCGATATCCATCTCGTCATGGATGCCATGGACACCCTGAATCACAAGACCATGTTCGACGAGTTCATCATCCTCTCGGGTGATGCGGACTTTACTCCCCTGCTGATCCGTCTGCAGGAACATGCCCGTCGCACACTGGTGCTTTCCGTCGGCTATGCGGCTCCGGCCTACACGGCCGCAAGTTCATGGCGTATCCGCGAAGACTGGTTCGTGCAGCAGGCGCTGGACGAACGCCCCTTCGAGGAACAGCGTCCTCTGGATGAGTATCAGGCAACCGGCCCCATGCCCCAGTCCGCCAAGGTGGTCCGGCCTGTCCGGTCCGACAGAAGCCACATGGAGCGTGGTGCCCAGATCGTGAAGCGCATGGTGAGCGACTCCTCAACACCCGTGCCGCTGGCACAGCTTTCCCATTTGTTGCAGAAGGAACTGGAAGCAGGGCAGGACTGGTTCGGTTACGGTCGTTTCCGCGATTTTCTGGAAGCGCTGGAGCTCGACAGGCTGGAAGTATCCAATGTGGTGCCCGGCTATGTGTTTGATCCTGCCCGTCACGAAGAACCGGAAGAGACTTCGGCGCGCTCGGAGTTCCGCGATGCCTATCCCGAACTGTATGAATTTGCGGTGCGGGTACACAGGCTGACGGATGTGCCCCTGCTCATGCCTGAGCATTACAAGCAGCTGCTCGGCCTGATAGTGGAAGAGGTGAATGCAAACGGCTTCTTCCTGACCAATACCTCGCGTAGCGTGCGTGACAAATGCGTGGAGCGGGGTATTCCCGTGGGGCGCGCACATGTGAACTTCGTGCTGGTGGGCATCACACGCGGCGGCTACCCGCTTTCCGAGCAGGACGGGGTGAACATGAAGGACGTTGCCAAGGCGTTCATGCGAAACGTGAAGGACCTGTGCAACCGGACCCAGTTTGATCTCTCGGATGAAGAATTAAAACTGCTGATGCAGTGGATAATGCCGAAAGAAAACGGCGAATAA
- the fdnG gene encoding formate dehydrogenase-N subunit alpha, with protein MNCSRRGFLKLTGAGVACLSLGQLGFNLSEAKAYATKLKIEGAKEIITICPFCSVSCNMIAHVRDGELISTEGDPDFPVNQGALCAKGAALTSMSKNHHRLLKPVYRAPYSDKWEEKDWDWMLERIARRIKETRDKEIILTNAKGQTVNRLESVFHLGTSHADNEECALIHQAMRGLGVVHMDHQARIUHSATVAALGESFGRGAMTNHWIDIKNADSILIIGSNAAEHHPISFKWVLQAKDNGAVVMHVDPKFSRTSARSDFHVPLRSGTDIAFMAGLINYVLEKGKYFKEYVLNYTNAATIVGEGYAFKDGLFSGYDAQKRAYDLKKWDFEKDENGVPKRDVTLKHPRCVFNLMKKHYSRYSIDKVSSVTGVTKENLLKVYENFAATGKPDKAGTIMYALGWTQHTVGVQNIRSAAILQLLLGNIGIAGGGINALRGEPNVQGSTDHTLLYHIIPGYLAQPMADWQSYEDYNKANTPSSKDPLSANWWQNKPKYLASLLKGWFGDYATRENGFCYDLLPKIEKGADHSYMFLFDRMYKKEITGGFIVGLNPMNSVPNSNKVRKALDNLDWLVTMDLHHSETTDNWQRPGVDPKTVKTEVFLLPSAHRVEKEGTVSNSGRWLVWHHAAIKPQGEARPFGGLYIPLVNKLQAMYRKEGGTLADAITRLNWPETYNAEEWTARINGFFTKDTKVGDKLYKKGQLVPSFVALQDDGSTSSLNWLYCGSFTEEDGNKSKRRDPAQTPMQEKIGLYPNWAWCWPVNRRILYNRASVDLNGKPWNPAKAVIEWDGAKWVGDVPDGGWPPMATGKGKLPFIMSKNGFGQLFGPGRLDGPFSEHYEPVETPIASHPFSKQLHSPVYKFVTSDMDILARPADPDFPIVLTTYSLTEHWCGGGETRNVPNLLETEPQLYVEMSPELAKEKGIANGDGVIIESARGRVEAIAMVTVRIRPFLIEGKTVHLVGMPFCFGWTTPGTGDSTNRLTPSVGDPNTSIPEYKACCVNVRKADKLTEIAQ; from the coding sequence ATGAATTGCTCGCGGCGAGGATTTCTAAAACTGACCGGCGCAGGTGTCGCCTGCCTCTCGCTGGGTCAGTTGGGATTCAATCTGTCGGAAGCTAAGGCTTATGCCACAAAGCTGAAGATTGAAGGGGCAAAGGAGATCATTACGATCTGTCCGTTCTGTTCCGTCAGTTGCAACATGATCGCGCATGTGCGCGACGGTGAACTGATCAGTACGGAAGGTGATCCTGATTTCCCCGTTAACCAGGGAGCGCTGTGTGCCAAGGGTGCCGCGCTTACCTCCATGTCCAAGAACCACCACCGTCTGCTCAAGCCCGTGTATCGCGCGCCTTACAGCGATAAGTGGGAAGAAAAGGACTGGGACTGGATGCTGGAACGCATTGCGCGCCGCATCAAGGAAACCCGCGATAAAGAGATCATTCTCACCAACGCAAAGGGCCAGACCGTCAACCGCCTCGAGTCCGTGTTCCATCTGGGTACCTCCCATGCGGACAACGAAGAGTGCGCCCTTATCCACCAAGCAATGCGCGGCCTGGGTGTTGTCCATATGGACCACCAGGCACGGATCTGACACAGCGCAACTGTAGCGGCTCTGGGAGAGTCGTTCGGACGCGGTGCGATGACCAACCACTGGATCGACATCAAGAATGCCGATTCCATCCTCATCATAGGCAGTAACGCTGCCGAGCATCACCCCATTTCATTCAAATGGGTTCTTCAGGCTAAAGACAACGGGGCCGTGGTAATGCACGTGGACCCCAAATTCTCCAGAACCTCCGCCCGTTCCGATTTCCATGTACCGCTTCGTTCCGGTACGGACATCGCGTTCATGGCGGGTTTGATCAACTATGTTCTTGAGAAGGGTAAGTATTTCAAGGAATACGTGCTCAACTATACCAACGCCGCCACCATCGTCGGCGAGGGGTATGCCTTCAAGGACGGTCTCTTCAGCGGATACGATGCACAGAAACGTGCATATGACCTGAAGAAGTGGGACTTCGAGAAGGATGAAAACGGCGTGCCCAAGCGTGACGTTACGCTCAAGCACCCCCGTTGCGTCTTCAATCTCATGAAGAAGCACTATTCCCGTTACTCCATAGACAAGGTTTCCTCCGTCACCGGCGTGACCAAGGAAAACCTGCTCAAGGTATACGAGAACTTCGCAGCCACAGGCAAGCCGGACAAGGCCGGTACCATCATGTACGCCCTTGGCTGGACGCAGCATACCGTAGGCGTGCAGAACATTCGCAGTGCGGCCATTCTCCAGCTTCTGCTGGGCAACATCGGTATTGCAGGCGGCGGCATCAATGCCCTGCGTGGTGAACCCAACGTTCAGGGTTCCACCGACCACACCCTGCTGTACCACATCATCCCCGGTTATCTGGCACAGCCCATGGCTGACTGGCAGAGCTACGAGGATTACAACAAGGCGAACACGCCTTCTTCCAAGGATCCTCTGAGCGCCAACTGGTGGCAGAACAAGCCCAAGTATCTTGCCAGCCTGCTCAAGGGCTGGTTCGGCGATTACGCTACCAGGGAAAACGGGTTCTGCTACGATCTGCTGCCCAAGATTGAAAAGGGCGCGGACCATTCGTACATGTTCCTCTTCGACCGCATGTACAAGAAGGAGATTACCGGCGGGTTCATCGTGGGCCTTAACCCCATGAACAGCGTGCCCAACTCGAACAAGGTGCGCAAGGCGCTGGATAATCTGGACTGGCTTGTCACCATGGACCTGCACCATTCCGAAACCACGGACAACTGGCAGCGCCCCGGCGTTGACCCCAAGACCGTGAAGACGGAAGTGTTCCTGCTGCCCTCCGCGCACCGCGTGGAAAAGGAAGGCACGGTTTCCAACTCCGGCCGCTGGCTGGTGTGGCACCATGCCGCCATCAAGCCGCAGGGCGAGGCCCGTCCCTTCGGCGGACTCTATATCCCTCTGGTGAACAAGCTGCAGGCCATGTACCGCAAGGAAGGCGGCACGCTTGCCGATGCCATTACCCGCCTGAACTGGCCCGAAACCTATAATGCCGAAGAGTGGACTGCCCGTATTAACGGCTTCTTCACCAAGGACACCAAGGTCGGCGACAAGCTCTACAAGAAGGGGCAGCTCGTACCTTCCTTCGTGGCTCTGCAGGATGACGGTTCCACCTCTTCGTTGAACTGGCTCTACTGCGGCAGCTTTACAGAAGAAGACGGCAACAAGTCCAAGCGCCGTGACCCTGCGCAGACTCCCATGCAGGAAAAGATCGGCCTCTATCCCAACTGGGCATGGTGCTGGCCGGTCAACCGCCGCATTCTCTACAACCGTGCCTCCGTCGACCTGAACGGCAAGCCGTGGAATCCGGCCAAGGCTGTTATCGAGTGGGATGGCGCCAAGTGGGTGGGCGACGTGCCGGACGGCGGATGGCCGCCCATGGCTACCGGCAAGGGCAAGCTGCCCTTCATCATGAGCAAGAACGGGTTTGGCCAGCTGTTCGGCCCCGGCCGTCTGGATGGTCCCTTCTCCGAGCACTACGAGCCGGTGGAAACCCCCATTGCATCGCATCCCTTCTCCAAGCAGTTGCACAGCCCGGTCTACAAGTTCGTTACCAGCGACATGGACATTCTTGCCAGGCCCGCTGATCCAGACTTCCCCATCGTGCTGACAACCTACAGCCTCACCGAACACTGGTGCGGCGGCGGCGAAACCAGAAACGTTCCCAACCTTCTGGAAACCGAACCGCAGCTCTATGTGGAAATGAGCCCCGAACTGGCCAAGGAAAAAGGCATCGCCAACGGCGATGGCGTGATCATCGAAAGTGCGCGTGGCAGAGTGGAAGCCATTGCCATGGTAACGGTACGCATCCGTCCGTTCCTGATTGAAGGCAAGACTGTCCACCTTGTGGGTATGCCGTTCTGCTTCGGCTGGACGACTCCCGGTACCGGCGACTCGACCAACCGGCTTACTCCCTCGGTAGGTGACCCCAACACCTCCATTCCGGAGTACAAGGCCTGCTGCGTCAATGTCCGCAAAGCCGACAAGCTCACTGAGATCGCACAATAG
- a CDS encoding zinc metalloprotease HtpX encodes MMTGLQHALARSTNRGQTLLLLLAIASLSGLAGWVLGGSAGAAWALILALALALFAPRMSPAMLMRMYRARPLHAAEFPVLHEVVADMAARAGLSRTPRLFLIPSQVMNAFAVGGRDDAVIAVTSGLLNRLDMDELTSVVAHEISHILHGDIQAMTLADIFSRITGVFSTIGKILLIINLPLLLLGEITISWGLVFVLLGAPGVSMLLQLALSRTREFEADASAARLTGAPLALARALARIEYQQGSLFDRLFFPGRREQEPSLLRSHPVTDERVARLKAMAQEPWATPRYRFAQATRPRPFTIVRPRWRMGGYWISL; translated from the coding sequence ATGATGACAGGATTACAACACGCTCTGGCCCGCAGCACCAACCGCGGGCAGACTCTGCTTCTTCTGCTGGCTATCGCTTCCCTTTCCGGTCTTGCGGGCTGGGTTCTGGGGGGTAGTGCAGGTGCCGCATGGGCGCTGATTCTGGCGCTTGCCCTTGCGCTGTTTGCCCCCCGCATGTCTCCGGCCATGCTCATGCGCATGTACCGTGCGCGGCCCCTGCATGCAGCGGAATTCCCCGTCCTGCATGAAGTGGTGGCCGATATGGCTGCCCGCGCCGGGCTTTCCCGAACGCCCCGACTGTTTCTGATACCTTCGCAGGTCATGAACGCCTTTGCCGTGGGCGGCAGGGATGATGCGGTCATTGCCGTGACATCGGGACTTCTGAACAGGCTGGACATGGATGAACTGACAAGTGTGGTTGCGCACGAGATAAGCCACATTCTGCATGGCGATATTCAGGCCATGACGCTGGCGGATATCTTCTCGCGCATCACCGGCGTGTTCTCCACCATCGGCAAGATTTTGCTTATTATCAATCTGCCGTTGCTGCTGCTCGGTGAGATAACCATTTCGTGGGGATTGGTCTTTGTGCTGCTGGGAGCACCTGGTGTGAGCATGCTGCTGCAGCTGGCACTTTCGAGAACGCGCGAGTTTGAAGCGGATGCATCTGCAGCGCGGCTTACGGGTGCCCCCCTCGCACTGGCAAGGGCGCTTGCCAGAATCGAATACCAGCAGGGAAGCCTGTTCGACAGATTGTTCTTTCCGGGCAGGCGCGAGCAGGAGCCTTCACTGCTGCGGTCGCATCCGGTGACAGACGAGCGGGTGGCACGCCTCAAGGCCATGGCGCAGGAGCCGTGGGCAACGCCCCGGTACCGGTTTGCACAGGCAACAAGGCCCCGGCCTTTCACCATTGTGCGGCCGCGCTGGAGAATGGGCGGCTACTGGATTTCGCTGTAG
- the uvrA gene encoding excinuclease ABC subunit UvrA, producing the protein MTQKNCIHIEGARQHNLKNLTLDIPRDELVVVCGPSGSGKSTLAFDIVYAEGQRRYVESLSAYARQFLPQMDKPEVDKIEGLSPAISLEQQASSRNPRSTVGTVTEIYDFLRVFYARLGTMYCPECGKPIAARAADEIIADILALPEGTKFMVLAPLVEHQKGTHADRFKKLKAEGFVRVRVNGDVLTIDDVPALEKNKKHNIELVIDRLVMKDGLRGRLADSVELALKYGEGRLIVSVVGGEETIHSTESVCPTCKISLPKLSPQIFSFNSPQGACPRCYGLGTIDYFEPNLLVPNKGLSLADGGLLPWKNPKVMGRYEAGLKALGKEYGFTLSTPFREYSDVAWNALFFGDRKTDWEGVTSILERGMEFGQTWRDELSRFRQSKPCPKCNGARLKDESLAVRVDDLSIFAFCSLSVGRALEWLQGRTFDKSLGIIAEPLMKELTHRLGFMVNVGLDYISLGRNMSTLSGGEAQRIRLASQLGSGLVGVTYVLDEPSIGLHPKDNERLINTLRSLQRRGNTVLVVEHDEATIREADTVIELGPGSGMLGGDIMFNGPVKELLAHSESLTAKYLRGEMVIELPETRREGDKALVLKGVTTNNLQNVDVRFPLGALTCVTGPSGSGKSSLVVDSLYKHIALHQSIKVDSPGQIQGIEGLEDIERIVAIDQTPIGRTPRSNPATYTKVFDEIRNIFAMSPDAKKRGYKPGRFSFNVRGGRCEACGGDGQIRVEMHFLPDVYVTCDVCKGKRYNHETLEVRYKGKNIAEVLDMTVRQAKVFFENYPVLERRLAVLEDVGLEYLRLGQPATTLSGGEAQRIKISRELGKRSLPGTLYILDEPTTGLHMHEVGKLIRVLHQLVDRGATVVVIEHNTDVIMASDYVIDLGPGGGENGGRIVSSGTPEAIIADPNSVTGSFLEKDRLTRANG; encoded by the coding sequence ATGACGCAAAAGAATTGTATCCATATAGAAGGCGCAAGGCAGCACAACCTCAAGAATCTCACTCTGGACATCCCCCGCGACGAACTGGTCGTGGTGTGCGGTCCTTCGGGGTCGGGCAAGTCCACGCTGGCGTTCGACATCGTCTATGCCGAAGGGCAGCGGCGGTATGTGGAATCGCTTTCTGCGTATGCACGTCAGTTCCTGCCGCAGATGGACAAGCCGGAAGTGGACAAGATTGAGGGCCTCTCTCCCGCCATTTCGCTGGAACAGCAGGCTTCGTCCCGCAACCCGCGTTCTACCGTGGGGACGGTGACGGAGATATACGACTTTCTGCGCGTCTTTTACGCCCGCCTTGGGACCATGTATTGCCCCGAATGCGGCAAGCCCATTGCTGCCCGCGCCGCGGACGAGATAATTGCCGACATCCTCGCCCTGCCGGAGGGGACCAAGTTCATGGTGCTGGCACCGCTGGTGGAGCATCAGAAAGGGACCCATGCCGACCGCTTCAAGAAGTTGAAGGCGGAAGGGTTTGTCCGTGTGCGGGTAAACGGCGATGTGCTGACCATTGATGATGTGCCCGCGCTTGAGAAAAACAAGAAGCACAATATCGAGCTGGTCATCGACCGCCTTGTCATGAAGGATGGTCTGCGCGGCCGTCTGGCCGATTCGGTTGAACTTGCCCTGAAATATGGTGAAGGCCGCCTTATCGTTTCCGTGGTGGGCGGGGAAGAGACTATCCATTCCACGGAATCCGTCTGCCCCACCTGCAAGATCAGTCTTCCCAAACTCTCTCCGCAGATTTTTTCTTTTAACAGCCCGCAGGGGGCCTGCCCGCGTTGTTACGGGCTTGGTACCATCGACTATTTCGAACCCAATCTGCTGGTGCCCAACAAGGGCCTTTCTTTGGCGGATGGCGGCCTGCTGCCGTGGAAGAATCCCAAGGTCATGGGGCGTTACGAAGCCGGCCTGAAGGCTCTGGGCAAGGAGTATGGTTTCACGTTGTCTACGCCGTTCAGGGAGTATTCGGACGTGGCGTGGAATGCTCTTTTCTTCGGCGACAGGAAGACGGACTGGGAGGGCGTGACCTCCATTCTGGAGCGCGGCATGGAATTCGGACAGACCTGGCGCGATGAGCTGTCCCGTTTCCGGCAGAGCAAGCCCTGTCCCAAATGCAACGGAGCACGTCTCAAGGACGAGTCTCTTGCCGTGCGCGTGGACGATCTTTCCATTTTTGCTTTCTGCTCCCTTTCCGTGGGGCGTGCGTTGGAATGGCTGCAGGGACGCACCTTCGACAAGTCGCTGGGCATCATTGCCGAGCCGCTGATGAAGGAGCTTACCCATCGCCTCGGTTTCATGGTGAACGTGGGGCTCGATTACATTTCCCTCGGCCGCAACATGTCCACGCTTTCCGGCGGCGAGGCGCAGCGAATCCGCCTTGCATCGCAGCTTGGCTCCGGTCTGGTGGGCGTGACCTACGTACTGGACGAACCTTCCATCGGCCTGCATCCCAAGGACAACGAACGGCTCATCAATACGCTGCGCAGCCTGCAGCGGCGCGGCAATACCGTGCTGGTGGTGGAGCATGACGAGGCAACCATCCGCGAGGCTGATACCGTTATCGAGCTTGGTCCCGGTTCCGGCATGCTTGGCGGCGATATCATGTTCAACGGGCCGGTCAAAGAACTGCTGGCGCATTCCGAATCGCTTACGGCCAAGTATCTGCGCGGTGAAATGGTCATCGAACTGCCCGAGACGCGCAGGGAAGGGGATAAGGCCCTTGTCCTGAAAGGCGTGACCACCAACAACCTGCAGAATGTGGACGTGCGCTTCCCCCTTGGGGCGCTCACCTGCGTGACCGGTCCTTCCGGTTCCGGCAAAAGCTCGCTGGTGGTGGATTCGCTCTACAAGCACATTGCCCTGCATCAGTCCATCAAGGTTGACAGCCCCGGGCAGATTCAGGGTATTGAAGGACTTGAAGATATTGAACGAATCGTTGCCATAGACCAGACGCCCATCGGGCGCACACCGCGTTCGAACCCGGCAACTTACACCAAGGTTTTTGACGAGATCCGGAATATTTTTGCCATGTCGCCCGATGCGAAGAAGCGCGGCTACAAGCCCGGACGTTTCAGCTTCAACGTGCGAGGCGGCCGGTGCGAAGCCTGCGGCGGCGACGGGCAGATCAGGGTGGAAATGCATTTTCTGCCCGATGTCTACGTGACCTGCGATGTCTGTAAGGGCAAGCGCTACAATCACGAGACGCTTGAGGTGCGGTACAAGGGCAAGAACATTGCCGAGGTGCTGGACATGACAGTGCGGCAAGCCAAAGTGTTCTTTGAAAATTATCCTGTCCTGGAACGCCGTCTTGCTGTATTGGAAGATGTGGGGCTGGAGTATCTCCGGCTCGGGCAGCCCGCCACCACGCTTTCCGGCGGCGAGGCCCAGAGAATCAAGATTTCCCGTGAACTCGGCAAACGCAGTCTGCCGGGAACGTTGTATATTCTGGATGAACCCACCACCGGCCTGCATATGCACGAAGTGGGCAAGCTCATCCGCGTGTTGCACCAGCTTGTGGACAGGGGCGCGACGGTTGTCGTGATCGAACATAATACCGATGTGATCATGGCCTCGGATTATGTTATCGACCTCGGTCCCGGCGGAGGCGAAAACGGCGGCAGGATCGTATCTTCCGGCACGCCGGAGGCGATTATAGCCGATCCCAACTCTGTAACCGGTTCCTTTTTGGAAAAAGACCGGCTTACCCGTGCAAACGGGTAG